One genomic region from Melioribacteraceae bacterium encodes:
- a CDS encoding nitronate monooxygenase, translated as MNIKNRITELLGIQFPIIQAGMVWVSGWKLASAISNSGGLGLIGAGSMKPDLLREHIIKCRAATAKPFGVNIPLLRGDAADLIKTSIDEGIKIIFSSAGHPGKFIGLMKENNVKVVHVVPSLKYALKAESVGCDAVVGEGVEAGGHNGIDEITTFTLIPQLSDALNIPVIAAGGIADGRGILAAFSLGAEGVQIGTRFAATIESSANDNYKKRIIQAADNDTILVLKKIGMARMLKNEFTERVYNAEINGTSEEELKAILGEKRERLGIFEGDEKEGMLEAGQCSGLIKDIPRVNQLFERILKEYRDSLNNLISISKVNEL; from the coding sequence ATGAATATAAAAAACCGAATTACAGAACTGTTGGGGATTCAGTTCCCTATCATTCAGGCTGGAATGGTTTGGGTAAGCGGATGGAAACTGGCAAGTGCGATTTCGAACAGCGGAGGACTCGGCTTGATAGGAGCCGGCTCTATGAAACCGGATTTACTCCGAGAACATATAATTAAATGCAGAGCCGCCACCGCCAAACCGTTTGGAGTGAATATACCTCTTCTTAGAGGCGATGCTGCCGATCTGATAAAAACTTCAATTGATGAGGGTATAAAAATTATTTTTTCTTCTGCCGGACATCCTGGCAAATTCATTGGCCTAATGAAAGAAAATAATGTAAAAGTGGTTCATGTAGTGCCTTCATTGAAATATGCACTCAAAGCTGAAAGTGTGGGTTGCGATGCTGTTGTTGGCGAAGGTGTTGAAGCTGGAGGTCATAACGGAATTGATGAAATTACTACTTTTACTTTGATTCCTCAACTTTCCGATGCACTTAATATCCCTGTAATTGCTGCCGGCGGAATTGCAGACGGACGTGGAATTCTGGCCGCTTTTAGTCTTGGAGCTGAGGGAGTTCAGATTGGGACGCGATTTGCCGCAACAATAGAATCATCCGCTAATGATAATTATAAGAAGAGAATTATACAGGCCGCAGATAATGATACGATACTGGTACTAAAAAAAATCGGTATGGCCAGAATGTTAAAAAATGAATTTACCGAAAGGGTTTATAATGCCGAAATAAACGGTACCTCCGAAGAGGAATTAAAAGCAATTCTTGGGGAAAAAAGAGAAAGACTTGGAATTTTTGAAGGCGACGAGAAGGAAGGTATGCTGGAAGCCGGACAATGTTCAGGATTAATAAAGGATATACCCCGCGTAAATCAATTATTCGAAAGGATTTTGAAGGAGTACCGTGATTCTTTGAATAATCTTATTTCAATTTCTAAAGTGAATGAGTTGTGA
- a CDS encoding sugar phosphate nucleotidyltransferase: MRAVIPAAGFGTRLKPHTFSLPKVLLNVGSKPILGHIIDKLIEEKITKATFVIGYLGEKIVNYVGKHYPELQADYVEQKEMLGLGHAIYLSTPTFDDDEVFIILGDTVFDVSLNEVFRNKRTALGVKEVDDPGRFGVAVCSNGRIARLIEKPKEPVSKLALVGLYYINNAKLLQACLEELIQKKIQTKNEYQLTDALQLMIDKGEYIVTFPVDGWYDCGKPETLLSTNKFLLSKSGTNRIPENVVIKHPVFISEKATVSNSVVGPFTTIAANCKVVDSIIVNSIISPGAVVEKAMLESSIIGSDAIIKGNYKKLNTGDSSEIEFY; encoded by the coding sequence TTGAGAGCGGTAATACCGGCAGCAGGATTTGGAACAAGACTTAAACCCCACACATTTTCTCTTCCAAAAGTATTGTTGAATGTAGGAAGCAAACCGATCCTTGGGCATATAATTGATAAGCTTATTGAAGAGAAGATTACTAAAGCTACATTTGTAATCGGTTACCTGGGTGAAAAGATTGTAAATTACGTGGGAAAACATTATCCTGAATTACAGGCCGATTACGTTGAACAAAAAGAGATGTTGGGCCTGGGACACGCTATTTACCTTTCGACTCCGACATTTGATGATGATGAAGTTTTTATAATTCTCGGGGACACTGTTTTTGATGTAAGCCTGAACGAAGTCTTTAGGAATAAAAGAACTGCGCTGGGAGTAAAAGAGGTTGATGACCCCGGAAGATTTGGGGTAGCCGTTTGTTCAAATGGAAGAATAGCCCGATTGATTGAGAAACCGAAAGAACCGGTTTCCAAACTTGCTCTTGTAGGCCTTTATTACATTAATAATGCAAAACTCTTACAAGCATGTTTGGAAGAGTTGATTCAAAAAAAAATCCAGACAAAAAATGAATATCAGCTTACTGATGCGCTTCAATTGATGATCGACAAAGGTGAATATATTGTTACGTTTCCGGTCGATGGCTGGTATGATTGCGGTAAACCAGAGACACTGCTTTCTACAAACAAATTTTTATTATCTAAAAGCGGTACTAACAGAATTCCTGAAAATGTTGTGATAAAACATCCAGTGTTTATTTCGGAAAAAGCAACAGTGAGTAATTCTGTTGTCGGTCCGTTTACTACTATTGCAGCTAATTGTAAAGTCGTTGATTCAATTATTGTAAATTCGATTATAAGTCCCGGTGCCGTAGTTGAAAAAGCAATGCTTGAGAGTTCAATTATCGGAAGTGATGCGATTATAAAAGGTAATTATAAAAAACTTAATACCGGCGATTCATCCGAAATAGAATTTTATTAA
- the metK gene encoding methionine adenosyltransferase — MSYLFTSESVSEGHPDKICDAISDGVLDAILAKDPDARVACETFVTTGLVVVGGEITTDAYIDVQEVVRKTIRKIGYTKAEYKFDAASCGILNAIHSQSPDIAMGVDKGGAGDQGLMFGYACDQTPELMPMPIVYSHKLVKKLAEIRRKKNSLMPYLRPDAKSQVTIEYDENHNPIRVDAVVISTQHDGNVSQKKIKEDVIKHVIKQVIPVQYLDSNTKYYVNPTGRFEIGGPHGDSGLTGRKIIVDTYGGWAQHGGGAFSGKDPSKVDRSATYAARHIAKNIVAAGLAKECLVQLAYAIGVAQPVSVYVDTKGTGIISDKKLGGLIKKNVDLTPKGIINRLKLRRPIYQKTSSYGHFGRNEKDFTWEKLDLVPVFKKFVK, encoded by the coding sequence ATGTCATACCTATTTACTTCTGAATCGGTTTCAGAAGGACATCCGGATAAAATCTGTGATGCTATTTCCGACGGGGTTCTTGATGCAATCCTGGCTAAAGATCCTGATGCCCGGGTAGCTTGCGAGACCTTCGTAACTACCGGGCTTGTAGTTGTTGGGGGAGAAATTACTACGGATGCATATATAGATGTTCAGGAAGTTGTAAGAAAGACTATACGAAAAATCGGTTATACAAAAGCCGAATATAAATTTGATGCAGCGAGTTGCGGAATACTAAATGCTATTCATTCACAATCTCCCGATATCGCTATGGGCGTTGATAAAGGAGGGGCTGGCGATCAGGGTTTAATGTTCGGATATGCCTGCGACCAGACTCCAGAATTAATGCCGATGCCTATCGTCTATTCACATAAGCTTGTTAAGAAACTGGCGGAAATAAGGAGGAAAAAGAACAGTTTAATGCCGTATCTACGTCCCGATGCAAAATCTCAGGTTACTATCGAGTATGATGAAAACCATAACCCGATCCGAGTAGATGCGGTTGTAATTTCTACTCAGCATGACGGTAATGTGAGTCAGAAAAAAATAAAAGAAGATGTTATCAAACATGTTATTAAACAGGTTATTCCCGTTCAATATCTGGACAGCAATACTAAATATTATGTTAATCCTACGGGAAGATTTGAAATCGGCGGGCCTCATGGAGATAGCGGACTAACAGGACGAAAAATAATTGTTGATACTTACGGTGGCTGGGCTCAGCACGGAGGAGGAGCCTTTTCCGGAAAAGATCCTTCGAAAGTTGATAGAAGCGCAACTTATGCTGCAAGACATATCGCTAAAAATATTGTTGCTGCCGGTTTGGCTAAAGAATGTCTTGTTCAGCTGGCTTATGCAATAGGAGTGGCTCAACCTGTGTCGGTTTATGTTGATACAAAAGGAACAGGAATTATATCTGATAAGAAATTAGGTGGCTTAATTAAGAAAAATGTGGATCTTACGCCCAAAGGAATTATAAACAGGCTAAAATTACGCCGACCGATCTATCAGAAAACTTCCTCTTACGGTCATTTTGGAAGAAATGAAAAAGATTTTACATGGGAAAAATTGGATCTTGTCCCGGTATTTAAAAAGTTTGTTAAGTAA
- a CDS encoding adenosylhomocysteinase: MDYKSGKYKVRNLKLAEEGRKKIEWAESRMPVLMALREKYSKTQPLKGYRIAGCLHVTKETAVLIETLQAVGAKVAWSGCNPLSTQDEIAAALAKNGIEIYAWHGQNVKEFYWSIEQTLKMKPNLTLDDGADLIFTVHNKYPQLVKNIIGGTEETTTGVQRLRAMSAAKKLLYPVVAVNDAETKWDFDNVYGTGQSSIDGILRATSVLLAGKNFVVAGYGHCGKGCAMRAAGLGANVIVTEVKPTAALKATLDGFVVMPMDEAAKVGDIFITATGVKDIIVERHFKSLKDGAIICNTGHYDCEINIPQLERISQKKRTVRSNNEEYTLKNGRRVYLLAKGRLVNLAAAEGHPSEVMDMSFANQFMSQLRLVDLHKRKVKVEPSVLEIPEVQDQEIAKIKLKTMNYKIDKLSNEQIKYMNDYSAGT; encoded by the coding sequence ATGGATTACAAATCAGGAAAGTATAAAGTCAGAAATTTAAAACTTGCCGAAGAAGGCAGAAAAAAAATTGAATGGGCGGAATCAAGAATGCCCGTGCTCATGGCTTTGAGAGAGAAATATTCTAAAACCCAACCTTTAAAAGGCTACAGGATTGCCGGTTGCCTTCATGTAACAAAAGAGACAGCGGTTCTGATAGAGACCTTGCAGGCGGTCGGTGCAAAAGTTGCCTGGAGCGGGTGCAATCCTCTCTCAACACAGGATGAGATAGCTGCCGCTCTAGCAAAAAACGGAATTGAAATCTACGCATGGCATGGACAAAATGTAAAAGAGTTTTACTGGTCGATTGAACAGACTTTGAAAATGAAACCGAATCTTACTCTTGATGATGGAGCGGACCTGATTTTCACGGTTCACAATAAATATCCTCAGCTCGTAAAAAACATAATAGGCGGAACAGAAGAAACAACAACTGGAGTTCAAAGACTTAGGGCCATGTCCGCAGCAAAAAAACTCCTCTATCCTGTGGTCGCTGTTAACGATGCCGAAACAAAGTGGGATTTCGATAATGTTTACGGAACGGGGCAATCTTCCATTGATGGTATTTTACGTGCTACATCAGTTCTGCTGGCCGGAAAGAATTTTGTAGTTGCCGGATATGGGCATTGCGGAAAAGGATGTGCAATGCGTGCTGCTGGTTTAGGTGCAAATGTAATCGTAACAGAAGTGAAACCAACCGCGGCTCTAAAAGCCACTCTAGATGGTTTCGTTGTAATGCCGATGGATGAAGCTGCTAAAGTGGGCGACATTTTCATTACCGCTACCGGCGTTAAAGATATAATTGTTGAGAGACATTTCAAATCTTTGAAAGACGGTGCAATTATCTGCAATACCGGTCATTACGATTGTGAAATAAATATTCCGCAGCTGGAAAGAATTTCCCAAAAGAAGAGAACAGTACGATCCAATAATGAAGAATATACTCTTAAGAATGGTCGAAGGGTATACCTGCTTGCTAAGGGCAGACTTGTTAATCTTGCTGCTGCCGAAGGACATCCTTCAGAAGTTATGGATATGTCATTTGCAAATCAGTTTATGTCACAGCTAAGACTAGTTGACCTTCATAAGCGGAAGGTAAAAGTTGAACCTTCGGTTCTTGAAATTCCGGAAGTCCAGGATCAGGAAATTGCTAAGATCAAGCTTAAAACCATGAATTACAAAATTGATAAGCTGTCAAATGAACAGATCAAATATATGAACGACTACAGTGCCGGAACCTGA
- a CDS encoding response regulator has protein sequence MGNSEIVNSGNNGVKPKLLITEDDFENQKFLELFLKRYFEVDVCDSSDTFYNFLKIKNYDVILMDISIRGKKNGLELTTELKNNPEYSSIPVVCYTAHAFNRDRVNAFNAGCDAYLSKPSDIRTLLNSLFDMLKKTKKDFSFDHPLPNLTFANA, from the coding sequence ATGGGGAATTCAGAAATAGTTAATTCCGGCAATAACGGAGTTAAACCCAAATTACTTATTACTGAAGATGATTTTGAAAACCAGAAATTTCTTGAATTATTTCTCAAAAGATATTTTGAAGTGGATGTATGTGATTCATCCGATACTTTTTACAATTTCCTTAAAATAAAAAATTACGACGTAATCCTTATGGACATTTCAATAAGGGGTAAAAAGAACGGATTGGAGCTTACAACAGAATTAAAAAACAATCCTGAATACTCATCAATTCCGGTTGTATGTTATACGGCTCATGCTTTTAACCGGGATAGAGTAAATGCTTTCAACGCTGGGTGTGATGCCTATTTAAGCAAGCCATCTGATATACGCACATTATTAAATTCTTTATTTGATATGCTTAAAAAGACAAAAAAAGATTTTTCATTCGACCACCCACTTCCGAACCTCACTTTTGCAAACGCCTGA
- a CDS encoding PAS domain-containing sensor histidine kinase: MQLLFLLLLQSRKSSLDSSFQSLEKITPRSFFSLENPLIFALVLIALILVVTYIYYRYVIIPMRKKHLQEQENLKLQQAELMALFAELSPDPIFRFDENGKIVLANNSAHNIFPHKILVGEHVEIVLPFMKSFDIHDLIKNNKSVSYTSLLGESYYQFIIAGVPKFKVCQVYGRDITELKKTEKDLKIALEKAEESKKLKEFFLSQISHEIRSPLNVITGYSDLLMQELHDKSSEYNDILRSIINNSKRLYRTFDLMLNMSQLQTGKYEARFERINLLALMNTVANEFRSFAEEKNLKLALVNKLEEDHTITADHYSVAQIFINLVDNAIKYTPHGKIEIQLYRDHNNICVDICDTGIGISKEYQEKLFTPFSQADMSYTRPYEGTGLGLALVKIFIDLNRAKIKVHSEPGKGSTFTVILSGDKKWGIQK, translated from the coding sequence ATGCAACTGCTTTTTTTATTATTACTTCAATCGCGCAAATCATCTTTGGACTCTTCTTTTCAATCTTTAGAGAAGATAACCCCAAGATCATTCTTTAGTCTGGAGAATCCTTTAATATTCGCTCTGGTACTGATTGCGTTAATTCTCGTGGTTACGTATATATATTACCGTTACGTAATTATCCCGATGAGGAAAAAGCATCTTCAGGAGCAGGAGAACTTGAAGCTGCAGCAAGCCGAACTAATGGCATTATTTGCCGAGCTTTCCCCGGATCCGATCTTCCGATTCGATGAAAACGGGAAAATCGTTCTGGCAAATAATTCAGCTCACAACATTTTTCCGCACAAAATTCTCGTAGGCGAACATGTTGAGATTGTGCTCCCCTTCATGAAAAGCTTCGATATACACGACCTTATCAAAAACAATAAATCGGTAAGCTACACTTCTCTTCTCGGCGAGAGTTATTACCAATTCATTATCGCCGGAGTACCGAAGTTTAAAGTCTGCCAGGTTTACGGAAGAGATATTACGGAGCTTAAAAAGACAGAGAAAGATTTGAAAATAGCTCTTGAAAAAGCCGAGGAATCGAAAAAACTGAAAGAGTTTTTCCTTTCACAAATCTCTCATGAGATCCGTTCCCCGCTTAACGTTATTACGGGATACAGCGATTTGCTTATGCAGGAGCTCCACGACAAATCGAGCGAGTATAACGATATACTGAGATCAATTATCAACAACAGTAAAAGGTTATACCGGACTTTCGATTTAATGCTGAACATGTCACAACTTCAGACCGGCAAATACGAGGCCCGGTTTGAAAGGATTAATCTACTTGCTTTAATGAATACAGTTGCCAATGAATTCCGGTCGTTCGCAGAGGAAAAAAATCTTAAGCTTGCTCTTGTCAATAAACTTGAAGAAGATCATACCATAACAGCAGACCATTACTCTGTGGCTCAGATTTTTATCAACCTTGTTGACAATGCAATTAAATATACTCCTCACGGTAAAATTGAAATACAGCTTTATAGAGATCACAATAATATCTGTGTCGATATCTGTGATACAGGAATTGGAATATCTAAAGAGTACCAGGAAAAACTATTTACTCCTTTTTCGCAGGCGGACATGAGCTACACAAGACCATACGAAGGGACAGGACTCGGTCTGGCTCTTGTTAAAATTTTTATCGACCTGAACAGGGCCAAAATAAAAGTTCACAGTGAACCCGGCAAAGGTTCAACGTTTACAGTAATTTTAAGTGGAGATAAAAAATGGGGAATTCAGAAATAG
- the amrS gene encoding AmmeMemoRadiSam system radical SAM enzyme — MQSLEEKYYPAKWWEQAPNGKILCTLCPRYCTIGEGQAGFCFIRQNIGGSLYSVGYGRPTGFAIDPIEKKPLNHFLPGSEILSFGTAGCNLGCKFCQNWSTSKARIDTNNSIYATPEDVIQIAKKYKTPSIAYTYNDPVIFGEYVIDVSKIARQNGINNVMVTAGYIDKNARKDVFRHIDAANVDLKAFTEKFYHNLTFSHITDVLETLIWLKKETGIWIEITNLIIPDENDSDDEIRKMCDWIVENLGDEVPLHFTAFHPDFKMIDKPGTPQSTLSKARSISKSRGIKYCYTGNVHDIDGQTTYCPYCNSKLISRNWHSVISNKLREGHCYNCGLMIAGKF, encoded by the coding sequence ATGCAATCTTTGGAAGAAAAATATTATCCGGCTAAATGGTGGGAACAGGCTCCCAACGGAAAAATTCTCTGCACATTATGCCCACGTTATTGTACTATTGGTGAAGGTCAGGCAGGGTTTTGTTTTATTAGACAGAATATCGGAGGTAGTTTGTATTCGGTCGGGTATGGAAGGCCTACCGGATTTGCAATTGATCCGATCGAAAAGAAGCCGTTGAATCATTTCCTGCCCGGGAGCGAAATCTTAAGCTTCGGAACAGCCGGATGTAATCTGGGCTGTAAATTCTGTCAGAACTGGTCTACAAGCAAAGCACGCATCGACACTAACAATTCTATTTATGCAACACCTGAAGATGTTATTCAGATAGCAAAAAAATATAAAACCCCTTCAATTGCCTATACTTATAACGATCCTGTTATATTTGGCGAATATGTAATAGATGTGTCAAAAATTGCCCGCCAGAATGGGATTAATAATGTAATGGTGACCGCAGGCTATATAGATAAGAATGCGCGCAAAGATGTCTTTAGACATATCGATGCTGCGAATGTTGATCTTAAGGCCTTTACAGAAAAATTCTACCACAACCTTACTTTCTCGCATATTACCGATGTACTTGAAACACTCATCTGGCTGAAAAAGGAAACCGGTATTTGGATTGAGATTACCAACCTGATTATTCCAGATGAAAATGACAGCGATGATGAAATAAGAAAAATGTGCGATTGGATAGTTGAAAATCTTGGTGATGAAGTCCCTCTCCATTTTACGGCATTTCACCCCGACTTTAAGATGATCGACAAACCGGGAACACCTCAATCTACACTCAGCAAAGCTAGGAGTATATCAAAATCTCGGGGTATAAAGTATTGTTACACTGGAAACGTTCATGATATTGATGGCCAAACAACATATTGCCCTTACTGTAATTCAAAATTGATCTCCAGAAACTGGCATTCCGTAATATCAAATAAGTTAAGGGAGGGCCACTGCTATAACTGCGGCTTAATGATAGCTGGGAAGTTTTAA
- the pyk gene encoding pyruvate kinase encodes MKKSTKTKILATIGPATSTREQLESIIDSGVDGIRLNFSHGDHKYFEEVFNLINDLCVRKSMPIPILIDLQGPKIRIGRLAQNEIELIAGKSIEITREDIEGTSEKISTGFKELIDDSELGNIILIDDGLIKLKITGKKKDSIVCEVIEGGILRPKKGMNLPGMKLSADAVTDTDFNNLEFALKHRVDYIALSFVRDASDIIKLRKWLAGHGYNKQIIAKIEKQEAVDKFEEILSVSDGIMVARGDLGVELRPHEVPIIQKRIIKRCNESGKLVITATQMLESMVHNPVPTRAEASDVANAVWDGTDVVMLSAETSVGKYPAQTVKIMNEIISNAELSYDNEPKRDFEVPVEIEENLFDSMNKGICSISRQINAEAIVAFTSKGNTPGRLSKFRPKAKIIAVTDNFETMNVLNLKWGVIPLYCEDISNRNKASEEIKQKLIALDMVEKGSVVIYTEGGNKISNVRENWIRFEVI; translated from the coding sequence ATGAAAAAAAGTACAAAGACTAAAATTTTAGCTACAATCGGCCCGGCAACTTCGACAAGAGAACAGCTCGAATCAATAATTGATTCCGGTGTTGACGGAATAAGATTGAATTTTTCCCATGGGGATCATAAATATTTTGAAGAGGTATTCAATCTGATCAACGATCTTTGCGTCAGAAAATCGATGCCTATTCCTATACTTATTGACCTGCAAGGCCCTAAAATCAGAATAGGCAGGTTAGCTCAAAATGAAATTGAACTGATTGCCGGAAAGAGTATTGAAATTACCAGAGAGGATATTGAAGGAACTTCTGAAAAAATCTCTACCGGTTTTAAGGAATTAATTGATGACTCAGAGTTAGGCAATATAATTTTAATTGATGACGGTCTAATAAAACTTAAAATTACCGGGAAGAAAAAAGATTCCATAGTTTGTGAAGTAATAGAAGGCGGAATTCTCCGTCCAAAAAAAGGCATGAATCTGCCCGGGATGAAATTGTCTGCCGATGCTGTAACTGATACAGATTTTAATAATCTTGAATTCGCTTTAAAGCACCGGGTCGACTATATCGCGCTTTCATTTGTGCGCGATGCATCGGATATTATTAAACTTCGCAAATGGCTCGCCGGACATGGATACAACAAACAGATAATCGCAAAAATCGAAAAACAGGAAGCCGTTGATAAATTCGAAGAAATCCTTTCTGTATCAGACGGCATCATGGTTGCACGCGGAGATCTCGGAGTCGAACTCAGGCCACATGAAGTTCCGATTATTCAAAAGAGAATTATAAAACGTTGCAATGAATCGGGTAAACTGGTTATAACTGCGACTCAAATGCTGGAGTCGATGGTTCACAATCCAGTTCCTACCAGAGCAGAAGCCTCCGATGTTGCCAACGCAGTGTGGGATGGAACCGATGTTGTTATGCTCAGCGCCGAAACTTCCGTGGGAAAGTATCCTGCGCAGACCGTAAAGATTATGAATGAAATTATTTCGAACGCTGAATTATCTTATGACAACGAACCTAAAAGAGATTTTGAAGTTCCGGTTGAAATAGAAGAAAACCTTTTCGATTCTATGAATAAGGGAATTTGTTCCATCAGCAGGCAGATCAACGCAGAAGCTATTGTTGCTTTTACAAGCAAAGGTAATACTCCCGGAAGACTTTCAAAGTTCAGACCGAAAGCAAAAATTATAGCTGTGACCGACAATTTTGAAACAATGAATGTACTAAATCTTAAATGGGGAGTTATCCCACTTTACTGCGAGGATATAAGCAACCGGAATAAAGCTTCTGAGGAAATCAAGCAAAAGCTGATTGCTCTCGACATGGTAGAAAAAGGGAGTGTGGTAATTTATACCGAAGGTGGAAATAAAATCTCCAACGTACGGGAAAACTGGATCCGGTTTGAAGTAATCTGA